The Streptomyces sp. NBC_01275 genome has a segment encoding these proteins:
- a CDS encoding serine/threonine-protein kinase: MGTEGVGNGTGRVIAGRYRLEARLGRGGMGIVWRANDELLGRRVAVKELTQDDSLPDEEARGRRDRTLREARAVAQLSHPHVIVVHDVVEEDERPYIVMELIGGGSLADRIAEHGPLAPDEAARIGIALLGALRAAHAAGVLHRDIKPANVLLEGGGEGEGAGRREGDDERVVLTDFGIAQVAGATTLTETGSFVGSPEYTAPERMSGARTGPESDLWSLGALLCTVLSGESPFRRDSLGGILHAVVFADIRTPPQAAPLLPVVRGLLERDPDRRLGAAEAERMLRAFRDTGRTPPAVSSGYTPTQADLPRQRSDAAGQEADGRDADGRDAAGRERSTRGVLVAALLVAAMAGAGVSAAALLVNRDGDGGRASTSSAPQSPTGGTTSGSGSGPGSGSTSSTAATASGADPTPSASASRRSPSPASDDHSTAVTAPSAPSGYRVADDPAGFALAVPEDFTRTPQGERVFYMSPGQVFRLGIKVTAASPDGPLAVMEDAAAKGPDTNPGYHDGRVTETEHGGHPAALWEFTWNGFSAAEGPRHTYDLCWEEGGRLYDVWVSAPVGKVREAREYFDVAVDTFVTG; the protein is encoded by the coding sequence ATGGGGACCGAGGGGGTCGGGAACGGCACAGGACGGGTCATCGCGGGCCGTTACCGGCTGGAGGCGAGGCTCGGGCGCGGCGGCATGGGCATCGTGTGGCGGGCCAACGACGAGCTGTTGGGACGGCGTGTCGCGGTCAAGGAGCTGACCCAGGACGACTCGCTCCCGGACGAGGAGGCCCGTGGCCGACGCGACCGGACGCTGCGCGAGGCCCGTGCGGTCGCCCAGCTGAGCCATCCGCACGTCATCGTGGTGCACGACGTCGTCGAGGAGGACGAACGTCCGTACATCGTCATGGAGTTGATCGGCGGGGGCTCGCTCGCCGACCGGATCGCCGAGCACGGTCCGCTCGCCCCGGACGAGGCGGCCCGGATCGGCATCGCCCTGCTCGGCGCGCTGCGCGCCGCGCACGCGGCCGGGGTCCTGCACCGGGACATCAAGCCGGCGAACGTCCTGCTCGAAGGCGGCGGCGAGGGCGAAGGCGCAGGCCGGCGCGAGGGTGACGACGAACGGGTCGTCCTCACCGACTTCGGCATCGCGCAGGTCGCGGGCGCCACCACGCTCACCGAGACGGGTTCGTTCGTCGGCTCGCCGGAGTACACCGCGCCGGAGCGGATGTCCGGGGCGCGCACCGGGCCGGAGTCCGACCTGTGGTCGCTGGGCGCGCTGCTGTGCACGGTGCTGAGCGGCGAATCGCCGTTCCGCCGCGACTCGTTGGGCGGCATCCTGCATGCCGTCGTCTTCGCCGACATCCGTACGCCCCCGCAGGCCGCCCCGCTGCTGCCCGTCGTACGGGGGCTGCTGGAGCGCGATCCGGACCGGCGGCTCGGCGCGGCGGAGGCGGAGCGGATGCTGCGCGCCTTCAGGGACACCGGGCGTACGCCGCCGGCGGTGTCCTCCGGCTACACGCCGACCCAGGCCGACCTGCCCCGCCAGCGGTCGGACGCGGCCGGTCAGGAGGCGGACGGGCGGGATGCGGACGGGCGGGATGCGGCCGGTCGGGAGCGTTCCACGCGGGGCGTGCTGGTGGCCGCGCTGCTGGTGGCCGCGATGGCGGGCGCGGGCGTGTCGGCGGCGGCGCTGCTGGTGAACCGGGACGGCGACGGGGGCCGGGCGTCGACGAGTTCGGCGCCGCAGTCGCCGACGGGCGGTACGACGAGCGGCTCGGGGAGCGGCCCGGGGAGCGGTTCGACGAGCTCTACGGCCGCCACCGCTTCCGGGGCCGACCCCACCCCGTCCGCTTCCGCGAGCCGTCGCTCCCCGTCGCCCGCCTCCGACGACCACTCCACCGCCGTCACCGCGCCGAGCGCCCCCTCCGGTTACCGGGTCGCCGACGATCCGGCCGGGTTCGCGCTCGCCGTGCCGGAGGACTTCACGCGGACGCCACAGGGCGAGCGGGTCTTCTACATGTCCCCGGGGCAGGTGTTCCGGCTCGGCATCAAGGTCACCGCCGCATCGCCCGACGGTCCGCTCGCCGTGATGGAGGACGCGGCCGCCAAGGGCCCGGACACCAATCCCGGTTACCACGACGGCCGGGTCACGGAGACCGAGCACGGCGGACACCCGGCCGCACTCTGGGAGTTCACCTGGAACGGCTTCAGCGCGGCGGAGGGGCCCCGGCACACGTACGACCTGTGCTGGGAGGAGGGCGGTCGGCTGTACGACGTATGGGTGTCGGCGCCGGTCGGGAAGGTGCGGGAGGCCCGGGAGTACTTCGACGTCGCCGTCGACACGTTCGTGACAGGGTAG
- a CDS encoding serine/threonine-protein kinase, protein MSHQGGVGHESDETTSFVLQPPNPQAAVPQQAPASASAQAPAQAPPQTRAQEPGVGRLIAGRYRLLAKLGHGGMGTVWRAKDETVDREVAVKEPRVPDHLSARERANAFERMRREARAAARLDHPSVVNVHDVAVVDGQPWIVMELVHGRSLGDALQEGTLSIREAARIGLEVLGALEAAHAAGILHRDVKPDNVLLGRYDRVVLTDFGIAQIEGETNLTDTGGFVGSPEYIAPERVLGQRPGPASDLWSLGVVLYAAAEGVSPFRRSNTPATLQSVLNAAPAPPAAQGPLADAVNGLLDKDPARRPGPAQVRALLQAAANPPAPRPPQPTQPTQPTQTVQQAEVPARRRRFGRRAWIGIGAAGVASVVAAAVAAYLVFADPFAGPLPDGWKTHHVTDVRATLAVPGGYEKGLPDRKTDDGHWVSYTDPSGAVTVVLSVARKAEDTGDEIKDSAAAEMYADNGEFKDSGSYRLDMPKGARTVTDDNATFHGEKAAGNTVKYTTDDSQDPRPRELRIFYYKSSAGDMYKLTVAYPGRGDFTERGREVARTAIANLKVDQL, encoded by the coding sequence ATGAGTCATCAGGGGGGCGTAGGCCACGAGTCCGACGAGACGACGAGTTTTGTTCTGCAACCGCCGAACCCGCAGGCAGCCGTACCTCAGCAGGCACCGGCATCGGCATCGGCACAGGCACCGGCACAGGCACCGCCACAGACACGGGCACAGGAACCAGGTGTCGGGCGGCTGATAGCCGGGCGTTACCGGCTGCTCGCCAAGCTCGGGCACGGCGGTATGGGCACGGTGTGGCGGGCCAAGGACGAGACGGTGGACCGTGAGGTCGCCGTCAAGGAGCCCCGGGTTCCGGACCATCTTTCCGCGCGTGAACGGGCCAACGCGTTCGAGCGGATGCGGCGCGAGGCGCGGGCCGCGGCCCGGCTGGACCATCCGTCCGTGGTGAACGTGCATGACGTGGCCGTCGTGGACGGACAGCCGTGGATCGTGATGGAGCTGGTCCATGGGCGCTCGCTCGGCGACGCCCTCCAGGAGGGCACCCTGAGCATCCGCGAGGCGGCCCGGATCGGCCTGGAGGTGCTCGGGGCGCTGGAGGCCGCGCACGCGGCGGGCATCCTGCACCGGGACGTCAAGCCGGACAACGTGCTGCTCGGCCGGTACGACCGGGTCGTCCTCACCGACTTCGGCATCGCCCAGATCGAGGGCGAGACGAACCTGACCGACACCGGCGGCTTCGTCGGCTCGCCCGAGTACATCGCGCCCGAGCGGGTGCTGGGCCAGCGTCCGGGTCCGGCGTCCGACCTGTGGTCCCTCGGCGTGGTGCTGTACGCGGCGGCGGAGGGCGTCTCCCCGTTCCGCCGCAGCAACACCCCGGCCACCCTCCAGTCCGTCCTCAACGCCGCGCCCGCGCCGCCCGCCGCGCAGGGCCCGCTCGCCGACGCCGTCAACGGGCTGCTGGACAAGGATCCCGCGCGCCGCCCCGGGCCCGCGCAGGTGCGGGCCCTGCTCCAGGCCGCCGCGAACCCGCCCGCGCCCCGCCCGCCGCAGCCCACGCAGCCCACGCAGCCCACGCAGACCGTGCAGCAGGCCGAAGTCCCTGCTCGGCGGCGCCGGTTCGGCCGTAGGGCGTGGATCGGGATCGGGGCCGCCGGTGTCGCGTCGGTCGTCGCGGCGGCGGTGGCGGCCTATCTGGTGTTCGCCGATCCGTTCGCCGGTCCGCTGCCGGACGGCTGGAAGACCCACCACGTGACGGACGTGCGCGCGACGCTGGCGGTGCCCGGGGGCTACGAAAAGGGGCTTCCCGACCGTAAGACCGACGACGGCCACTGGGTCAGCTACACCGACCCGAGCGGCGCGGTCACCGTCGTGCTGTCCGTCGCCCGGAAGGCGGAGGACACCGGTGACGAGATCAAGGACTCCGCCGCCGCCGAGATGTACGCCGACAACGGCGAGTTCAAGGACAGCGGCAGCTACCGCCTCGACATGCCCAAGGGCGCGAGGACCGTCACCGACGACAACGCGACGTTCCACGGTGAGAAGGCCGCCGGGAACACCGTGAAGTACACCACCGACGACTCCCAGGACCCCCGCCCGCGCGAGCTGCGGATCTTCTACTACAAGTCCTCCGCCGGCGACATGTACAAGCTCACCGTCGCCTACCCGGGCAGGGGCGACTTCACCGAGCGGGGCCGGGAGGTGGCGCGGACGGCGATCGCGAACCTGAAGGTCGACCAGCTCTGA
- a CDS encoding AraC family transcriptional regulator: MDLVSDAISSVRTGLPHSNRLSVSGSWCTRLAAYEGAGFHVVLAGVCWLLPEGGGAWLRLGAGDVVLLPHGAEHVLADAPVDAATAARAAPFEDAERPAGPTDAVGDVELLCGKYRLDRSRTHPLLAELPQVVHLPNRADRPAELRAAVDLLAGELDGRRPGSALALPSLLDLLLVYMVRAWLARAATGAWPAVLGDPVATAALRALHSDPAAPWTADRLAARAGVSRATLSRRFTALVGRPPMAYLTWWRLTLAAARLRDSDAPLATVAREAGYGSPYALSHAFSREFGTTPGRFRAGRPSGSRSPSAPPPGPAR, translated from the coding sequence ATGGACCTGGTGAGCGACGCGATCTCCTCCGTACGAACCGGGCTTCCGCACTCCAACCGGCTGAGTGTGAGCGGGAGTTGGTGCACCCGGCTGGCCGCCTACGAAGGCGCCGGGTTCCATGTCGTCCTCGCGGGCGTCTGCTGGCTGCTGCCGGAGGGAGGCGGCGCGTGGCTGCGGCTGGGGGCGGGGGACGTCGTACTGCTGCCGCACGGCGCGGAACACGTGCTGGCCGACGCGCCGGTGGACGCGGCGACGGCCGCCCGCGCGGCGCCGTTCGAGGACGCCGAACGTCCGGCGGGGCCGACGGACGCCGTCGGCGACGTGGAACTCCTCTGCGGCAAGTACCGGCTGGACCGCAGCCGGACCCACCCCCTGCTGGCGGAACTGCCCCAGGTCGTCCATCTGCCGAACCGGGCCGACCGCCCCGCCGAACTCCGGGCCGCCGTGGACCTGTTGGCCGGTGAGCTGGACGGTCGCCGCCCGGGCTCCGCCCTCGCCCTGCCGAGCCTGCTCGACCTGCTCCTCGTCTACATGGTCCGGGCGTGGCTGGCGCGGGCCGCGACGGGCGCCTGGCCTGCGGTGCTGGGCGACCCGGTCGCCACGGCCGCGCTGCGCGCCCTGCACTCCGACCCCGCCGCCCCCTGGACCGCCGACCGGCTGGCCGCCCGGGCGGGCGTCTCCCGGGCGACGCTGTCCCGCCGCTTCACCGCGCTGGTCGGCCGGCCGCCGATGGCGTACCTCACGTGGTGGCGTCTGACGCTGGCCGCCGCCCGGCTGCGCGACTCGGACGCGCCGCTGGCGACGGTCGCCCGGGAGGCGGGGTACGGCAGCCCATACGCGCTCTCCCACGCCTTCAGCCGGGAGTTCGGGACGACGCCGGGGAGGTTCAGAGCTGGTCGACCTTCAGGTTCGCGATCGCCGTCCGCGCCACCTCCCGGCCCCGCTCGGTGA
- a CDS encoding MBL fold metallo-hydrolase, which yields MTPDLVDEHVQSFVIGDVEVLRVVEWQSLFVPAPVLVPDCGPEVWKEHRGLLAPDHWDPDSDRVVSALQTWVVRSAGRTVLVDTGVGNGRERPGFPHFHRRQGDLPGRLARAGVRPQDVDVVVNTHIHADHVGWNTVDVEGEWAPAFPRARYLLPAADDAHFGPAGGYGGGVREDDRLVYEDSVAPVHRAGQAELWDGEYRIDEHLTLESAPGHTPGSAVLRLASRGERAVFVGDLMHSPVQVVRPECSSCFCLDPRRAAASRLRVLERAAEERELVIPAHFGGSGAVEVRREDGRLTLGEFGG from the coding sequence ATGACACCTGACCTGGTTGATGAGCACGTGCAGAGTTTCGTGATCGGGGACGTCGAGGTCCTCCGTGTCGTCGAGTGGCAGTCCCTCTTCGTGCCCGCCCCCGTGCTCGTCCCCGACTGCGGCCCCGAGGTGTGGAAGGAGCACCGCGGGCTGCTCGCCCCCGACCACTGGGACCCCGACAGCGACCGGGTGGTGTCCGCGCTGCAGACCTGGGTCGTGCGCAGCGCCGGGCGGACGGTACTCGTCGACACCGGAGTGGGCAACGGGCGTGAGCGGCCGGGCTTTCCGCACTTCCACCGGCGTCAGGGCGACCTGCCGGGGCGGCTGGCGCGGGCGGGGGTGCGCCCGCAGGACGTCGACGTCGTCGTCAACACGCATATCCACGCGGACCACGTCGGCTGGAACACCGTCGACGTCGAGGGCGAGTGGGCGCCGGCCTTCCCCCGGGCCCGCTACCTCCTGCCGGCCGCCGACGACGCCCACTTCGGCCCGGCGGGCGGCTACGGCGGCGGGGTACGGGAGGACGACCGCCTGGTCTACGAGGACAGCGTCGCGCCCGTGCACCGGGCCGGGCAGGCCGAGCTCTGGGACGGGGAGTACCGCATCGACGAGCACCTCACCCTGGAGTCGGCCCCCGGCCACACCCCCGGCTCGGCGGTGCTGCGGCTCGCCTCGCGCGGCGAACGGGCCGTGTTCGTAGGGGACTTGATGCACAGCCCTGTGCAGGTGGTGCGCCCGGAGTGCAGCAGCTGCTTCTGCCTCGATCCGCGCCGGGCGGCGGCCAGCAGGCTCCGGGTGCTGGAACGAGCGGCGGAGGAACGGGAGTTGGTGATTCCGGCGCACTTCGGTGGGTCGGGCGCGGTGGAGGTGCGGAGGGAGGACGGGCGGCTGACACTCGGCGAGTTCGGAGGGTGA